A part of Setaria viridis chromosome 8, Setaria_viridis_v4.0, whole genome shotgun sequence genomic DNA contains:
- the LOC117834726 gene encoding uncharacterized protein: MSPVTALLAGTAVPAAPVPARPSRPTVGFPSLPGGGRAALAVECSSRPQKKGTKHHMKTRPKKTQPWDIKRRPTQYPPLPQLPPDWTLVASSATVDAEQAPAPVLEVAAAAAPAAAD, translated from the coding sequence ATGTCGCCGGTCACCGCGCTCCTGGCGGGCACGGCCGTGCCGGCCGCCCCGGTGCCGGCGAGGCCCTCCCGCCCGACCGTAGGCTTCCCCTCgctccccggcggcgggcgcgcggcgctggcggtggAGTGCTCGTCGCGGCCGCAGAAGAAGGGGACCAAGCACCACATGAAGACGCGGCCCAAGAAGACGCAGCCGTGGGACATCAAGCGCCGCCCCACGCAGtacccgccgctgccgcagctCCCGCCGGACTGGACGCTCGTCGCCTCCAGCGCCACCGTCGACGCGGAGCAGGCGCCGGCCCCCGTCCTCGAGgtggccgcagccgccgcccccgccgctgcgGACTGA